A stretch of Aerococcus urinaehominis DNA encodes these proteins:
- a CDS encoding MetQ/NlpA family ABC transporter substrate-binding protein, translated as MLKKLSLLLAAAGLLAACGGSNDQETIKVGVTGDQGRELWEDVEARFEADTGADMEIVVFNDYVQPNVALQDGELDLNAFQHSAYLRDYLNNEGGQEDLTALAYTFISPVLVFSDHIDQVSQIPDGSKVAIPNSPTVANRAYLALQAMGLIKLDPAVGFEPTKDDIVENTKNIEIVEMEASQVPRSLADVDLILTGTDFAVDAGLKIADAIYSDTDQLDKVDPTKKNIIAVKKDRAEEELIQAVVRHYHQPETAEKIKEVSQGANLPAWSDQDDALGDFEKLMAK; from the coding sequence ATGTTAAAAAAATTAAGTTTATTATTAGCGGCAGCTGGTCTTTTGGCTGCTTGTGGGGGTAGCAATGACCAGGAAACGATTAAAGTTGGGGTGACTGGTGACCAGGGCCGGGAGCTCTGGGAGGATGTAGAAGCCCGCTTTGAGGCGGATACTGGTGCGGATATGGAAATTGTGGTCTTCAATGACTATGTCCAACCCAATGTGGCCTTGCAAGATGGTGAACTAGACCTCAATGCCTTCCAACACTCTGCCTATCTAAGAGACTATCTTAATAATGAAGGTGGCCAAGAAGACTTAACGGCCTTAGCCTACACCTTTATTTCACCGGTCCTGGTTTTCTCTGACCATATCGACCAGGTTAGTCAAATTCCTGATGGGTCTAAAGTAGCTATTCCCAATTCACCGACTGTTGCCAACCGGGCTTATTTAGCCTTGCAGGCAATGGGCCTCATTAAGTTGGACCCAGCGGTTGGTTTTGAGCCTACCAAGGATGATATTGTGGAAAATACGAAGAATATTGAAATTGTGGAAATGGAAGCCAGTCAGGTGCCGCGTTCTTTGGCTGATGTTGACTTGATTTTAACGGGAACTGATTTCGCTGTGGATGCCGGTCTTAAAATCGCTGATGCGATTTATTCAGATACCGACCAATTAGACAAGGTTGATCCGACCAAGAAAAACATTATTGCTGTTAAAAAAGATCGGGCGGAAGAAGAATTAATTCAAGCAGTGGTGCGCCACTACCATCAGCCTGAAACAGCTGAAAAAATCAAGGAAGTCTCTCAAGGTGCTAACCTACCAGCCTGGAGCGACCAAGATGATGCCTTAGGCGATTTTGAAAAATTAATGGCCAAGTAA